One genomic segment of Flavobacteriales bacterium includes these proteins:
- a CDS encoding glycosyltransferase, giving the protein MNSKKRILIAPLDWGLGHASRCIPIARALEVEGFEVVFAASGRPLDLLMSEFPNRDFIKVESYNILYPKNGNMAWSMIRQSLKIWKGIRKEKKALTQIIEDYNIDGVISDNRFGMYSRKVPCVFITHQLNIQSPIFSSFIQNINFRYIENFDACWIPDSEEHLLSGDLTCSNLPQVNCHFVGSLSRFEPMEKTEDLDILAVISGPEPQRSIFEKILRKQLLSSKKKAILVLGKTEEDLEESIDNLKIVSHLKSTELNQAMVNANLVISRSGYSTVMDIAKLHKKAIFVPTPGQTEQLYLAKYFYDKNIAFAMHQKEFNLKNALNRSSEFNGFVYTNFNPDWKNIFDIFK; this is encoded by the coding sequence GTGAATTCTAAAAAAAGAATACTGATAGCCCCTTTGGATTGGGGATTGGGACACGCAAGTCGGTGTATTCCCATTGCACGAGCTTTAGAAGTGGAAGGCTTTGAAGTTGTTTTTGCGGCTAGTGGTCGTCCGCTAGACTTACTTATGAGTGAGTTTCCGAATAGAGATTTCATAAAAGTAGAAAGCTATAACATCCTGTACCCAAAAAATGGAAACATGGCTTGGAGTATGATTCGCCAAAGCTTGAAAATTTGGAAAGGGATTCGCAAAGAGAAAAAAGCTTTAACCCAAATCATTGAGGATTATAATATTGATGGCGTAATTTCAGATAACCGCTTTGGTATGTACTCCAGAAAAGTGCCCTGCGTATTTATTACGCATCAGTTGAATATTCAATCCCCTATTTTTTCAAGTTTTATTCAAAACATCAACTTCAGATATATTGAGAATTTCGATGCTTGTTGGATTCCCGATTCCGAGGAACATTTACTAAGTGGAGATTTAACATGCTCCAATTTACCGCAAGTCAACTGCCATTTTGTGGGTAGTTTATCGCGTTTTGAGCCTATGGAAAAAACTGAAGATTTGGATATTCTAGCAGTGATTTCTGGCCCAGAACCTCAGCGAAGTATTTTTGAAAAAATTCTCAGAAAACAACTTCTTAGCTCTAAGAAAAAAGCAATTTTGGTATTGGGAAAAACTGAAGAGGATTTAGAGGAAAGTATTGACAATTTAAAAATAGTTAGTCATCTAAAATCAACTGAACTCAATCAAGCTATGGTTAATGCCAATCTTGTTATTAGCCGCTCTGGTTATTCTACAGTAATGGATATTGCCAAACTGCATAAAAAAGCCATTTTTGTGCCAACTCCAGGGCAAACAGAACAGCTTTATTTAGCCAAATACTTTTACGATAAAAATATTGCTTTTGCTATGCATCAAAAAGAATTTAATTTAAAAAATGCTCTAAATAGAAGTTCAGAATTTAATGGATTTGTATATACAAATTTTAACCCTGATTGGAAAAATATTTTTGATATCTTTAAATAA
- the trmB gene encoding tRNA (guanosine(46)-N7)-methyltransferase TrmB, whose translation MAKNKLRKFSQMAEYSNVFQPTFEELKTGFKNKGQWKKDVFKNDNPLIVELGCGKGEYSVGLAKKYPNKNFLGVDVKGARMWKGATDANEENISNVAFLRTRIEFIEYCFANNEVDEIWITFPDPQIKKKRAKNRLTHPVFLERYSRILKKDGLIHLKTDSQFLHGYTLGIIEGNQRVLEDAEHDIYNAQLQRPDMSIKTHYENLFLDKDMPITYLRFRLQ comes from the coding sequence TTGGCAAAGAATAAACTCCGTAAATTTTCACAAATGGCAGAATACTCAAATGTATTTCAGCCTACTTTTGAAGAATTAAAGACTGGCTTTAAGAACAAAGGACAGTGGAAGAAAGATGTTTTTAAAAATGACAATCCACTCATTGTGGAGTTGGGTTGTGGCAAGGGAGAGTATTCGGTGGGCTTGGCAAAGAAATATCCTAACAAAAACTTTTTAGGTGTGGATGTAAAAGGAGCACGGATGTGGAAAGGCGCCACCGATGCTAATGAAGAAAATATATCCAACGTTGCGTTTTTACGAACTCGCATAGAGTTTATAGAATACTGTTTTGCGAATAATGAAGTGGACGAGATTTGGATAACTTTTCCTGACCCGCAGATAAAAAAGAAAAGAGCTAAAAATAGACTCACTCATCCGGTTTTTTTAGAACGGTACTCTAGAATTTTAAAAAAAGACGGTTTGATACACCTCAAAACAGATTCTCAATTTTTACACGGTTACACTTTGGGGATTATTGAAGGTAATCAACGTGTTTTAGAAGATGCCGAGCACGATATCTACAACGCTCAACTTCAACGTCCAGATATGAGTATCAAAACACACTACGAGAACTTATTTTTAGATAAAGATATGCCCATAACTTATCTGAGGTTTAGACTTCAATAA
- a CDS encoding MGMT family protein, translating into MPEKSFFQKVYEVAAQIPEGKVSTYGAIAKYISSANASRMVGWALNKADTLEVPAHRVVNRIGMLSGKYHFDGVTLMQQLLENEGVRVIDNQVQDLENVFWDPSKELI; encoded by the coding sequence ATGCCAGAGAAGTCATTTTTTCAGAAAGTATATGAGGTTGCAGCTCAAATTCCTGAAGGAAAAGTAAGTACTTATGGTGCAATTGCAAAATACATAAGTAGTGCAAATGCCTCGAGAATGGTGGGTTGGGCATTGAATAAAGCCGATACGCTTGAAGTTCCGGCACATCGTGTGGTTAACCGAATAGGAATGTTGAGCGGAAAGTATCATTTTGATGGAGTTACCCTAATGCAACAATTGTTGGAAAATGAGGGAGTGAGAGTTATTGATAATCAAGTTCAAGATTTAGAAAATGTGTTTTGGGACCCTAGTAAAGAATTGATTTGA
- a CDS encoding Mrp/NBP35 family ATP-binding protein translates to MKITKDQILKALASFTLPNGGKDLVSAKAVRNIQIFGTEVLLDIEINNPTLQYKKKVEVDCIKAIHDFVYEKADVKVNLIIKAPEKQANIIRGNEIPGVKNIIAIASGKGGVGKSTVSANLAVALADKGYKVGLVDADIYGPSMPIMFDVVNAKPQGKEVGGKRKILPVESYGVKLLSIGFFANTDQAVVWRGAMASKALNQMLWDTDWGDLDFMLIDLPPGTGDIHLSLVQSIPVGAAIVVSTPQNIALADARKGVAMFQMDSINVPVLGLVENMSYFSPEELPNNKYYIFGKEGAKALSERLNLPLLAEIPLVQSIREAADIGRPAVLQGATPAAMAYMDLADKTVVEMNKRNALEPTKKVEITNMNGCSTK, encoded by the coding sequence ATGAAGATAACAAAAGATCAGATATTAAAAGCCTTAGCTAGTTTTACTTTACCCAATGGCGGTAAAGATTTAGTTTCAGCAAAAGCCGTACGTAACATTCAAATCTTTGGCACGGAAGTATTACTCGATATAGAAATCAATAATCCAACACTTCAATACAAAAAGAAGGTTGAGGTAGATTGCATAAAAGCCATTCATGATTTTGTTTATGAAAAAGCAGACGTAAAGGTGAATTTAATCATCAAAGCACCTGAAAAACAAGCTAACATTATTCGAGGAAATGAAATCCCTGGTGTCAAAAATATAATTGCCATAGCTTCAGGAAAAGGTGGAGTAGGAAAGTCTACCGTCTCTGCAAATTTAGCTGTAGCACTAGCCGATAAAGGATACAAAGTTGGCCTAGTAGACGCCGATATTTATGGACCTTCAATGCCAATAATGTTCGATGTAGTTAACGCAAAACCACAAGGGAAAGAGGTAGGTGGCAAGCGAAAAATATTACCTGTTGAAAGCTATGGAGTGAAGCTGTTATCCATTGGTTTTTTTGCAAATACTGATCAAGCAGTTGTATGGAGAGGAGCCATGGCATCGAAAGCTTTGAATCAAATGTTGTGGGATACTGATTGGGGCGATTTGGATTTTATGTTAATCGATTTACCACCAGGAACAGGAGATATTCACTTGTCTTTAGTGCAGTCGATACCAGTAGGTGCCGCCATTGTAGTAAGTACGCCTCAGAATATAGCCTTAGCAGATGCTCGTAAAGGTGTGGCAATGTTTCAAATGGACTCTATTAATGTGCCTGTTTTGGGCTTAGTTGAAAACATGTCTTACTTTTCACCAGAAGAATTGCCAAATAATAAATATTATATATTTGGGAAAGAAGGCGCAAAGGCTTTATCCGAGCGATTGAATTTACCGCTACTAGCAGAAATACCACTTGTCCAGAGTATTAGAGAAGCGGCAGACATAGGTCGTCCAGCAGTTTTACAAGGTGCTACTCCAGCCGCAATGGCGTATATGGATTTGGCCGATAAAACAGTTGTAGAAATGAATAAAAGAAATGCTTTAGAGCCTACTAAAAAAGTAGAAATAACAAATATGAACGGTTGTTCAACAAAATAA
- a CDS encoding NifU family protein translates to MGIITDSAIIDKIEEALAQVRPFLESDGGDIRLIEVTDDYVVKVKLLGACSDCHVSMMTLKAGVEQTIKKELPEVKEVVDIDKIDS, encoded by the coding sequence ATGGGGATAATTACAGATTCAGCAATAATTGATAAGATTGAAGAGGCTTTAGCACAAGTGCGTCCTTTTCTCGAATCAGATGGTGGAGACATTAGACTAATTGAAGTTACTGATGATTATGTAGTAAAAGTTAAACTTCTAGGCGCGTGTAGCGATTGTCATGTTAGTATGATGACGCTAAAAGCAGGCGTTGAACAAACCATCAAAAAGGAATTGCCAGAAGTAAAAGAAGTAGTTGATATTGATAAAATAGACAGTTAA
- a CDS encoding 2-oxoacid:acceptor oxidoreductase subunit alpha, with protein MTQETVEKVVIFFAGDSGDGIQLTGSQFTNTAALYGNDLSTFPDFPAEIRAPQGTLAGVSGFQLSFGSTEIFTPGDECDVLVVMNVAALKANIKRLKKGGAIIVNTDGFDKRNLRLAGYDDGENPLSDNSLSDYRVSEMNVTKLTRECLVDITLGIKEKDRCKNMFVLGFVYWMYNRTLNHTIDSLTQKFKSKPEVLEANIKVLKAGYNFADTCEISSSRFEVKPAKMSAGTYRNIMGNQATAMGLIAASQQSGLELFYGTYPITPASDILHELAKHKNFGVKSFQAEDEIAAVSAAIGASFGGSLGVTATSGPGVALKGEAIGLAFMLELPLVIVNVQRGGPSTGLPTKTEQADLLQAMYGRNGEAPIPVVSASTPSDCFEASLEACRIAIEHMTPVFFLSDGYIANGAEPWMFPQSKDLKEIKVPMTTKTEDYLPYKRDEKLVREWAIPGMPGLEHRLGGLEKENETGNVSYDSDNHEFMVKTRAEKVERIADFIPLQGIDSGADKGKVLVLAWGSTYGAVKTAVKELLVEGYSVSHAHLRYINPLPKNLGQLLNGFDSVLIPEINDGQLIKIIRDKYLIDAIPFNKIKGTPFEAREIKNRIIELHDGK; from the coding sequence ATGACTCAAGAAACGGTCGAAAAAGTAGTCATATTTTTTGCTGGAGATTCTGGAGATGGTATTCAGTTAACAGGTTCACAATTCACCAATACAGCAGCTCTGTATGGGAATGACCTAAGCACCTTCCCTGACTTTCCCGCTGAAATTAGAGCCCCTCAAGGCACATTAGCCGGTGTTTCTGGTTTCCAATTATCGTTTGGAAGTACAGAAATTTTCACCCCAGGAGACGAATGCGACGTGTTAGTTGTAATGAATGTAGCGGCTTTAAAAGCCAATATCAAGCGACTAAAAAAAGGAGGTGCTATAATTGTCAACACGGACGGTTTTGATAAAAGAAACCTTAGACTTGCTGGGTATGATGATGGTGAAAATCCCCTTTCAGACAATTCGCTTTCTGACTACAGAGTTAGTGAAATGAATGTTACTAAACTAACGCGAGAATGTTTAGTTGATATCACTCTTGGAATAAAGGAAAAAGACCGTTGCAAAAATATGTTTGTTCTTGGTTTTGTCTATTGGATGTATAACAGAACTCTAAATCATACCATTGACTCTTTAACCCAAAAGTTCAAGTCTAAGCCAGAGGTGTTAGAAGCTAATATAAAGGTACTAAAAGCGGGGTATAACTTTGCTGATACTTGTGAAATTTCGTCGAGTCGATTTGAAGTGAAGCCTGCAAAAATGAGTGCCGGTACTTACCGAAATATTATGGGTAACCAAGCAACAGCAATGGGACTAATTGCCGCCTCTCAACAGTCCGGCTTAGAACTCTTTTATGGGACTTACCCCATTACCCCTGCTTCGGATATTTTACATGAGTTAGCTAAGCACAAGAATTTTGGTGTGAAGTCGTTTCAAGCTGAAGATGAAATTGCTGCAGTTAGTGCTGCAATAGGAGCGTCATTTGGTGGGTCTTTGGGCGTTACGGCAACTTCAGGCCCTGGTGTTGCCTTAAAAGGTGAAGCCATTGGATTAGCATTTATGTTGGAATTGCCATTGGTAATTGTCAATGTTCAAAGAGGTGGGCCTTCAACAGGATTGCCAACAAAAACCGAGCAAGCGGATTTATTGCAAGCCATGTATGGAAGAAATGGAGAAGCCCCAATTCCAGTAGTATCTGCAAGTACACCATCCGATTGTTTTGAAGCTTCTTTAGAAGCGTGCCGAATTGCTATTGAACACATGACACCAGTTTTCTTTTTGTCAGATGGATACATAGCCAATGGTGCTGAACCTTGGATGTTTCCTCAGTCAAAAGACTTGAAAGAAATTAAAGTGCCAATGACCACTAAGACTGAAGATTATTTGCCATACAAGCGCGATGAAAAACTCGTGCGCGAGTGGGCAATTCCTGGTATGCCTGGTCTTGAACACCGTCTTGGTGGATTGGAAAAAGAGAACGAAACAGGCAACGTATCATACGACTCTGATAACCATGAATTTATGGTGAAAACTAGAGCTGAAAAAGTAGAACGAATAGCTGACTTTATACCCCTTCAAGGAATCGATTCTGGGGCTGACAAAGGCAAGGTTTTAGTATTGGCTTGGGGCTCAACTTATGGTGCTGTAAAAACTGCTGTCAAAGAATTACTTGTAGAAGGCTATTCAGTTTCACATGCTCATTTAAGGTATATTAATCCTTTGCCTAAAAATCTTGGCCAACTATTAAACGGCTTTGATAGCGTATTGATTCCTGAAATAAATGATGGTCAATTGATAAAAATTAT